From Pueribacillus theae, one genomic window encodes:
- the brxC gene encoding BREX system P-loop protein BrxC, with protein sequence MQIRKMFRKRIDRDIPGVVKIGNEGEDIHQELDEYVVTNEIERHMKSFFSAYKKGITGSTDAIGVWISGFFGSGKSHFLKILSYLAKNDIIQGKRAIDYFEDKIQDHTILEDMKRAGEVSKDIILFDIDAKSESDAKHDKNAIVKVMNKAFNEMQGFCGAIPWIADMERLMVENGEYEAFKEIFKDISGKEWVDSREDFYYEEDAIIEALVKTTRMSEEAARNWFERAEQDYTLSIERFADRVRGYIESKGDNHHVLFFIDEIGQYIGEDSRLMLNLQTIVHELGLKCKGKAWVIVTSQEDYDSYMSVKGNDFSKIQGRFDTKLSLSSAFVDEVITKRLLLKNEHAKDELSLLYDKEISSLNNMVSFPDNMAEMKKYSSKQEFIDVYPFIPYQFHLLQRAITEIAHHSSSTKHQSRGERSLLSAFREAAIQYADEKTGSLIPFSAFYGPMIAFLDTSINMVIIRASQNSRLTAYDIEILKLLFLIKYLKEMPATIENIATLMVKHVNDDKLEMKKEIESSLARLLKETLIQKNGEEYDFLTNDEQDVNREIQNMPIDSADVIQKIGEEIFGGIYTERKYRHSPHHHFEFNALIDDRPIGSQAYDIGLRIVTPDYEAAHDIHSSELKAMSMRENNVIVHMPPQTTYLDEMVEVLKIQAYLLRKSGTTLSQTIEDIRTKKAREVDERKERVSTYLKEALQAADIYVNGGQLDVKAKKPLERINEGFKALIHSLYHKLDYISEPTDLKQLQELITQPSDQLSFEGSENQLALNELNSYIDRLSKRNQPPTVKGITAHFKKQPYGWNELDTTALIVKLLKMQEIKLLMNSAYIQPTDKDLFQYVTKRDYIDRVTVQKRERISPILMKNIIDLSREVFGITALPHDEDNLMSRFKELIDREQKKIETLLENYKHHSYPGKDVLEEGQQIFEQLLSIQDTATFYKKARDYRRDLKDYASESQQVKDFFKSQRDIYDKAVKKLTIFESNRTYVHDEQLLDTVSQMEKIVKHATPYSNIQELPALYQTFDDRFIDLLSEECEPVKEKIEEDQQTVMDELNRHPEVKEIFTAHVLDQFMSLKDRLDRVNNFYEALAMEVESDRLKVRLIQDIQRKLIDLHEKKKAVVPDKGVTGPSKPLKPMKRTKTLSKAQIMRGTTRIESREDIDHFLNELRVKLESELDEDTVITLV encoded by the coding sequence ATGCAAATTAGAAAAATGTTCAGAAAGCGAATTGATCGGGATATCCCGGGTGTTGTAAAGATAGGGAATGAAGGGGAAGATATTCATCAGGAACTTGATGAGTATGTCGTAACAAATGAGATCGAGCGACACATGAAATCATTCTTTTCCGCTTATAAAAAAGGAATCACTGGTTCTACGGATGCCATCGGCGTCTGGATCTCAGGATTCTTCGGCTCTGGTAAATCGCATTTCCTTAAAATTCTCTCTTATTTAGCAAAAAACGACATCATTCAAGGAAAACGAGCGATCGATTATTTTGAAGATAAAATCCAAGATCATACGATTTTGGAAGATATGAAACGAGCGGGAGAAGTTTCAAAAGATATTATTTTGTTCGACATTGATGCAAAAAGCGAATCAGACGCGAAACATGATAAAAATGCCATCGTCAAAGTGATGAACAAAGCGTTCAATGAAATGCAAGGGTTTTGCGGAGCAATTCCTTGGATTGCGGATATGGAACGATTAATGGTTGAGAACGGGGAATATGAAGCGTTCAAAGAAATATTCAAGGATATTTCCGGCAAAGAATGGGTCGATTCTCGCGAAGATTTTTATTACGAAGAAGATGCGATCATTGAAGCACTCGTCAAAACGACGAGAATGAGCGAGGAAGCGGCACGTAACTGGTTTGAACGGGCGGAACAAGACTATACCCTCAGCATTGAACGGTTTGCCGATCGTGTGCGTGGCTACATCGAATCAAAAGGCGACAACCACCATGTACTCTTTTTCATTGATGAAATCGGCCAGTATATTGGTGAAGATTCCCGTTTGATGTTGAATTTGCAAACGATCGTGCACGAACTCGGCTTGAAATGTAAAGGAAAAGCATGGGTCATTGTAACGAGCCAGGAAGACTATGATTCTTATATGTCAGTAAAGGGAAACGACTTTTCCAAAATTCAAGGCCGTTTTGATACGAAGTTAAGCTTATCAAGCGCTTTTGTCGATGAAGTCATTACAAAGCGACTTTTATTAAAAAATGAGCATGCGAAAGACGAACTGTCACTTCTATACGATAAAGAAATTTCCAGCTTGAACAACATGGTGTCCTTTCCCGACAACATGGCGGAAATGAAAAAATATAGTAGTAAGCAAGAATTTATTGACGTCTATCCATTCATCCCGTATCAATTTCATTTATTGCAGCGGGCGATTACCGAAATTGCCCACCATTCCAGTTCGACGAAACACCAATCACGAGGAGAACGTTCACTTTTAAGTGCGTTTCGCGAAGCGGCTATCCAATATGCGGATGAAAAAACAGGCTCGCTTATTCCTTTTTCAGCTTTTTACGGGCCAATGATTGCGTTTCTTGATACGAGTATCAACATGGTCATCATTCGCGCGTCTCAAAATTCTCGCTTAACGGCTTATGACATTGAAATTTTGAAACTACTCTTTTTAATTAAATATTTAAAAGAAATGCCTGCAACAATTGAAAACATCGCAACACTTATGGTTAAGCATGTGAATGATGACAAGCTCGAGATGAAAAAGGAAATCGAATCCTCACTCGCTCGCTTGCTAAAAGAAACACTCATTCAAAAAAATGGCGAGGAATATGATTTCTTAACGAATGATGAACAAGACGTGAATCGAGAAATTCAGAACATGCCGATTGACTCGGCCGACGTCATTCAAAAAATCGGGGAAGAAATATTCGGCGGCATCTATACTGAACGAAAATACCGACATTCGCCTCACCATCACTTTGAGTTTAACGCACTTATTGATGACCGCCCGATCGGCTCGCAAGCTTATGATATCGGTCTTCGTATCGTGACGCCAGACTATGAAGCGGCACATGATATCCATTCATCTGAATTAAAGGCAATGTCGATGCGTGAAAACAATGTCATTGTCCACATGCCTCCCCAAACGACATACTTGGATGAAATGGTGGAAGTATTAAAAATCCAAGCTTATCTTCTTCGGAAAAGCGGAACAACGTTGTCTCAAACGATTGAAGACATCCGGACGAAAAAAGCAAGGGAAGTGGACGAGCGCAAAGAACGCGTCTCCACTTATTTAAAAGAAGCATTGCAGGCTGCGGACATCTATGTCAATGGCGGGCAGCTTGATGTAAAGGCGAAAAAGCCGTTAGAACGCATCAATGAAGGATTTAAAGCATTGATTCACAGCTTATACCATAAGCTCGATTACATTTCTGAACCGACAGATTTGAAGCAGCTTCAGGAATTAATCACTCAACCGTCCGACCAGCTATCATTTGAAGGCAGTGAAAACCAGCTTGCGTTGAATGAATTAAACAGCTACATTGACCGATTAAGCAAGCGAAATCAGCCCCCGACGGTAAAAGGGATTACGGCCCATTTTAAAAAGCAGCCATACGGATGGAATGAACTTGATACGACTGCACTCATCGTTAAATTGTTAAAAATGCAAGAAATTAAGCTGCTTATGAACAGTGCTTACATTCAGCCAACTGATAAAGATTTATTTCAGTATGTGACGAAACGTGATTACATCGATCGTGTCACCGTTCAGAAACGGGAACGAATTTCCCCAATCTTAATGAAAAACATTATTGATTTAAGCCGGGAAGTTTTTGGCATTACGGCCCTTCCGCATGATGAAGACAATCTTATGTCGAGATTTAAAGAATTAATAGATCGTGAACAAAAAAAGATCGAGACACTTCTTGAAAATTACAAACATCATTCCTACCCTGGGAAAGATGTGCTTGAAGAAGGGCAGCAGATCTTTGAACAGTTGCTCTCCATTCAAGATACAGCCACTTTTTACAAAAAAGCGCGTGATTACCGTCGCGATTTGAAAGACTATGCTTCGGAGTCCCAGCAAGTGAAAGACTTTTTCAAATCACAGCGGGACATTTACGATAAAGCCGTCAAGAAGTTAACGATTTTTGAAAGCAACCGGACGTATGTCCATGATGAACAATTGCTAGACACCGTCAGTCAGATGGAAAAGATTGTGAAACATGCGACCCCTTATTCGAACATTCAAGAATTGCCTGCATTGTACCAGACTTTCGATGATCGGTTTATCGACTTGCTTTCAGAAGAATGCGAACCGGTAAAAGAAAAAATCGAGGAAGATCAACAAACGGTCATGGACGAACTTAACCGGCATCCAGAAGTGAAAGAGATTTTTACCGCACATGTCCTTGATCAGTTCATGTCATTGAAAGATCGGCTTGATCGGGTCAATAACTTTTACGAAGCGCTTGCAATGGAAGTCGAAAGCGATCGGTTGAAAGTACGGCTTATCCAAGATATCCAACGGAAACTCATTGATTTGCATGAAAAAAAGAAAGCTGTTGTTCCGGACAAAGGTGTTACTGGACCATCTAAACCGCTAAAGCCTATGAAACGGACGAAAACTTTAAGTAAAGCTCAAATTATGCGTGGGACAACGAGGATTGAATCACGAGAAGATATCGATCATTTCCTTAATGAACTACGAGTAAAGCTTGAATCAGAACTAGATGAAGATACAGTGATAACGTTAGTTTAA
- the pglX gene encoding BREX-1 system adenine-specific DNA-methyltransferase PglX — translation MNKQAIRQFAVNARRKLKEDIEQKAYQLGITKEEIKEPEIYQDGFRINGQFYKKYEIKQREQLVKQIEEKGFEQVIEEVAYTWFNRFIALRFMEVNDYLPTGVRIFSSIIEGKKEPDAVTEVDMLDGELDLNLDIVYRLQDANDTHDLFKYILIKQCNKLSEVMPVVFETIDDYTEILLPDRLLDDGSVVRDMVTMIDETDWTEEVEIIGWLYQYYISEKKDEVFAGLRKNKKITKENIPAATQLFTPKWIVQYMVENSLGRLWLESHPNEDLQANWKYYLEEAEQEPEVQAELDKLKDPSLKPEDITVLDPAMGSGHILVYAFDVLHEIYESAGYAKRDIPKLILENNLYGLDIDDRAAQLAYFALMMKACSYNRRILDEQINLPICAIQQSNNLTKEMVQNVIQMSNYSGDKEKLTDLAEYLLEVFYDAKEYGSILEVEKNDYEQLENWLELLKEEHFNDLFVEQEKKTILSELPALVQQAKIMSRKYNVVVTNPPYMGSGGMNKKLSDYIRNHYPVSKSDLFAVFMEVCHYFLRETGFFSLINQQAWMFLSTYEKLRASLLEKSIIYSMLHLGSKAFEEMGGEVVNTTTFVLRKNIFKTKYKGIYIRLTEERTSRGKRDIAYEAIHSPSNKNRYVSKQCDLLKIPGCSIIYWLLNKNVFESEKLGDFFFSGGRNKTHNNQKFVRYFWEVNHRCNKWVGYQNGGEHKKYYGNDIYVVDWSDEARAFYASHGGLLNKEFWGKSGITWNSITSGIPGFRIKAKSSLYSSASPTIFNNNYEIDFYTLGFLNSNVSHYLLKALNPTLNSTVNYILSLPYIYKDLKHNLIDIVKSNVDFAKTDWDSFETSWDFKRHPLLNGEKTLEASYQKWEQEAEDRFQTLKANEEELNRIFIDIYGLQDELTPEVEDKDVTVRKAELERDIKSFISYAVGCMFGRYSLDKEGLVFAGGEFDHSNYTTFPADKDNIIPITDEDYFDDDILGRFIEFVRVAFSEETLEQNLDFIADALTKRANETSRQRIRRYFLNEFYNDHVKIYQKRPIYWQFDSGKQNGFKALIYMHRYEPGLAARVRTDYLHMLQRKYESEMARMDMTMESDVPQSEKTKAKKRKEKLQKQLLECREYDQVIAHIANQKIAVDLDDGVKVNYAKFQNVEVPQGEGKAPLKASVLKKI, via the coding sequence ATGAACAAACAAGCGATACGTCAGTTTGCGGTGAATGCAAGACGCAAGCTCAAAGAAGATATCGAACAAAAAGCGTATCAGCTCGGTATAACGAAAGAAGAAATCAAGGAGCCGGAAATCTATCAAGACGGCTTTCGTATCAACGGGCAATTTTACAAAAAATACGAAATTAAGCAGCGGGAACAGCTCGTTAAGCAAATCGAAGAAAAAGGCTTTGAGCAAGTCATTGAAGAAGTGGCCTACACATGGTTCAACCGCTTCATTGCACTAAGGTTCATGGAAGTGAACGACTATTTGCCGACAGGAGTAAGGATTTTTTCCTCCATTATTGAAGGGAAAAAGGAACCGGATGCCGTAACAGAGGTCGATATGTTGGATGGCGAGCTTGACCTTAACTTGGACATCGTCTACAGGCTGCAAGACGCAAATGATACGCATGATTTGTTCAAATATATCCTTATTAAACAATGCAACAAACTAAGCGAAGTCATGCCTGTCGTATTTGAAACGATCGATGATTACACCGAAATCCTCTTGCCTGATCGCCTGCTTGACGATGGTTCTGTTGTGAGAGACATGGTGACAATGATTGACGAAACAGACTGGACAGAGGAAGTTGAGATTATCGGGTGGCTGTACCAATATTACATATCTGAGAAAAAAGATGAAGTATTCGCAGGCCTAAGAAAGAATAAAAAAATTACGAAAGAAAACATCCCAGCCGCCACCCAGCTATTCACGCCAAAGTGGATCGTCCAATATATGGTTGAGAATTCACTCGGAAGACTATGGCTGGAATCACATCCAAATGAAGACTTGCAGGCGAACTGGAAATATTATTTGGAAGAAGCTGAACAAGAACCGGAAGTGCAGGCAGAACTCGATAAGCTGAAAGATCCAAGTCTCAAACCGGAGGACATCACTGTGCTAGATCCCGCCATGGGATCGGGGCATATTCTCGTCTATGCGTTCGACGTTCTTCATGAAATCTATGAATCAGCCGGCTATGCAAAGCGCGACATTCCAAAGCTTATCTTAGAAAACAACTTGTACGGACTTGATATTGATGATCGTGCTGCCCAGCTTGCTTACTTTGCATTAATGATGAAAGCGTGTAGCTATAATAGAAGAATCCTAGATGAGCAGATTAACCTACCTATTTGCGCCATCCAGCAAAGCAATAACCTAACAAAAGAAATGGTTCAAAATGTCATTCAGATGAGCAATTATTCAGGGGATAAAGAAAAACTAACGGATTTAGCTGAATATCTTCTTGAAGTTTTCTATGACGCGAAAGAATATGGTTCGATTCTTGAAGTGGAAAAGAATGATTACGAACAACTCGAGAACTGGTTAGAACTTCTTAAAGAAGAGCATTTTAATGATCTATTTGTGGAGCAAGAGAAAAAAACGATATTAAGTGAACTTCCAGCACTTGTTCAGCAGGCAAAGATTATGAGCAGGAAATATAATGTGGTTGTGACGAATCCGCCGTATATGGGCAGCGGTGGTATGAATAAAAAGCTAAGTGATTATATAAGAAACCATTATCCAGTATCAAAATCAGATTTATTTGCCGTGTTTATGGAAGTTTGTCACTACTTTTTGAGAGAAACAGGTTTCTTCAGTTTAATCAACCAACAAGCATGGATGTTTTTGTCTACATATGAAAAATTAAGAGCCAGTCTTTTAGAAAAAAGTATAATTTATTCTATGCTTCACTTGGGTTCGAAAGCGTTTGAGGAAATGGGAGGAGAAGTTGTTAATACGACAACCTTTGTATTAAGAAAAAATATATTTAAGACTAAATATAAAGGTATTTATATTCGCTTAACCGAAGAGAGAACATCCCGTGGAAAAAGAGATATTGCCTATGAAGCTATTCACAGTCCTTCTAATAAAAATCGTTATGTGTCTAAACAATGTGATTTACTAAAAATTCCAGGATGTTCAATTATTTACTGGTTACTAAACAAGAATGTTTTTGAATCTGAAAAACTTGGAGATTTCTTTTTTTCAGGTGGAAGAAATAAGACGCATAATAACCAAAAGTTTGTAAGATATTTTTGGGAGGTTAATCATAGGTGTAATAAATGGGTTGGTTATCAAAATGGCGGAGAACATAAGAAATATTATGGTAATGATATTTATGTTGTTGATTGGTCAGATGAGGCCAGAGCATTTTATGCATCACACGGAGGATTGTTAAATAAGGAGTTTTGGGGGAAATCAGGGATTACCTGGAACTCTATTACTTCAGGAATTCCTGGTTTTAGGATAAAGGCAAAAAGCTCGCTATATAGCTCTGCTTCTCCAACAATTTTTAATAATAATTATGAAATCGATTTTTATACTTTGGGATTTTTGAACTCCAATGTTTCACACTATTTATTAAAAGCACTAAACCCTACATTAAATTCAACAGTTAACTATATCTTATCATTACCGTATATTTATAAAGATTTAAAGCATAATTTGATTGATATTGTGAAATCGAATGTTGATTTTGCAAAAACCGACTGGGATTCTTTCGAAACCTCCTGGGATTTCAAACGCCATCCACTCCTAAACGGTGAAAAAACGTTAGAAGCCTCATACCAAAAATGGGAACAAGAAGCCGAAGATCGCTTCCAAACATTAAAAGCAAACGAAGAAGAGCTGAACCGCATTTTCATTGACATTTACGGTTTGCAAGACGAACTTACACCAGAAGTGGAAGATAAAGATGTTACGGTTAGAAAAGCGGAATTGGAACGCGACATCAAGTCTTTTATCTCTTACGCTGTCGGCTGTATGTTTGGCCGTTATTCGCTTGATAAGGAAGGCTTAGTTTTCGCCGGCGGTGAGTTTGACCATTCAAATTACACAACGTTTCCAGCTGACAAAGATAATATTATTCCAATCACGGATGAAGATTATTTTGATGACGATATTCTTGGGCGATTTATTGAATTTGTCCGCGTAGCGTTTAGTGAAGAGACGTTGGAGCAAAATCTTGATTTTATTGCGGATGCCTTAACGAAGAGAGCGAACGAAACATCGAGACAGCGGATTCGCCGATACTTTTTGAATGAATTTTACAATGATCATGTTAAAATCTATCAGAAGCGTCCGATTTATTGGCAATTCGACAGCGGAAAGCAGAACGGGTTTAAAGCACTTATTTATATGCATCGCTACGAGCCTGGGCTTGCCGCAAGGGTACGAACGGATTACTTGCACATGCTGCAGAGGAAATATGAATCTGAAATGGCACGGATGGACATGACGATGGAATCAGATGTCCCGCAGTCTGAAAAAACAAAAGCGAAAAAGCGAAAAGAAAAATTGCAAAAGCAGTTGCTTGAATGCCGTGAATACGACCAAGTCATTGCGCATATCGCAAATCAAAAAATTGCCGTCGACCTTGATGATGGTGTAAAAGTAAATTACGCCAAATTTCAAAATGTTGAAGTGCCGCAAGGAGAAGGAAAAGCGCCACTGAAGGCGAGTGTATTAAAGAAGATATAA
- a CDS encoding antitoxin VbhA family protein yields the protein MNANRKKKHHVEDSVRYAAHSLKTEGFTVSDKDIQLIKDVVTGKLSEKQFRETVKKMINV from the coding sequence ATGAATGCAAATAGAAAAAAAAAGCACCACGTAGAGGATTCCGTTCGCTATGCAGCGCATTCCTTAAAAACTGAAGGATTTACTGTTTCAGATAAAGATATTCAACTCATTAAGGATGTAGTAACGGGTAAACTGTCTGAAAAACAGTTTCGTGAAACAGTTAAAAAAATGATCAATGTCTAG
- a CDS encoding Fic/DOC family protein: MSRYQSNSSYCYEGTDILINKFNIRNQAKLDELEKLYTMLRLAQLSEREPLNEFSSHSFKEIHRIIFGDIYSFAGEFRTEGISKGTSFFAHPSFINEEAERIFNELNEEHLLKGLPVEKFAHRLSYFLSELNALHPFREGNGRTIRELARQIALKSHYELDWSKASSKETIEAFIQSFHGKLYDLSSLIFRCIC; encoded by the coding sequence ATGTCTAGATACCAAAGTAACTCTTCCTATTGTTATGAAGGTACTGACATATTAATTAACAAATTCAATATACGTAATCAAGCTAAGCTAGATGAACTCGAAAAGCTGTATACCATGCTTCGTCTTGCACAGTTGTCTGAAAGAGAACCTTTGAATGAATTTTCAAGTCATTCTTTCAAAGAAATCCATCGAATTATTTTTGGAGATATTTATTCTTTTGCTGGTGAATTTCGTACAGAAGGTATTTCGAAAGGCACATCTTTCTTTGCACATCCATCTTTCATCAATGAAGAAGCGGAACGTATCTTTAACGAATTGAATGAGGAGCATCTTTTGAAGGGTTTACCCGTTGAAAAATTTGCTCACCGGCTTTCTTATTTTTTGTCGGAATTGAACGCTCTTCACCCTTTTCGAGAAGGAAATGGAAGAACCATCAGGGAATTGGCAAGACAAATTGCTTTGAAATCCCATTATGAGCTGGATTGGAGTAAAGCTAGTAGTAAAGAAACAATAGAAGCTTTCATTCAGTCTTTTCATGGTAAACTATATGATTTATCTTCTTTAATTTTCCGGTGTATATGTTAA
- the pglZ gene encoding BREX-1 system phosphatase PglZ type A — translation MKASEIERQLQTMFEKELTNNRRRHIVFWYDEIGEFLHEVDALQLENVRIWKLTDHNIFATKYELETADQDSNFLIYANMPKPSPREDWLFSNLKLGTEFVTDKVTVTMRELGIENDALRPVFQKYAKFFNSKARTEAFQSYPAVYDQAETIDVTVLAALVKSPMNTLDDVVRTLLKEEAIGKNELWANIEKNGDVETFWQLVERFYGFTSEEQSLSALFTFFIFTYLSEQMSTEHWPDTWKKHVSIRPMNAIVFMNQWMNHSSDRDMFNVLSDKFAKEYHVKEYIKEWEIESILSADAFRLFDEKIIRFLLEQLVNDVNQFHTYKEILLQRRRLHWYSEFQFEYEAIEQARWLLQFAHEKEHFIPEQSVFDMMKAYREDYYRADLFYRRFYVAYDKMNQKDSLSALREKVEHVYTNWFMQELSIKWTNRLERAESFRWPIEGMTQQAQFYQTYVIPFVKSGERVFVIISDAMRYDIAKELMDRLNNERRASAQLGAMQGVLPSYTELGMAALLPHRVIQYVGTDVYVNDGRASSTANRTAILQRYVEESFAITYQEIISKNRSDLRTLLAGKKLVYIYHNAIDARGDNASTEIGVFEAADEAMEDIQQLVNQLVNNVSASNIIITADHGFIYERDRLEERDKMPQKDDDALIVKRRFILSEKDPEIGGTLTYPMEGIIDQEKPLYVSVPRGTGRFAIQGAGANYVHGGAMLQEIVIPVITFKNERSKTSKHDVRKVDVKLSSPIRKITSQVMFLEFFQTEKVEEKRLPISLKLYFTDKEGQRISNENIIIADSSSSKPVERTYREKFVFKTMAYDKNENHYLILEEEATATIIEKIPFTIDLSFSR, via the coding sequence TTGAAAGCATCTGAAATCGAACGGCAGTTACAAACAATGTTCGAGAAAGAATTAACGAACAATCGCCGTCGCCATATTGTATTTTGGTATGACGAAATCGGCGAATTTTTACATGAAGTTGATGCGCTGCAACTTGAAAATGTCCGGATTTGGAAACTGACAGATCATAATATATTCGCAACGAAATATGAACTTGAGACGGCTGATCAAGATTCAAATTTCCTTATTTATGCCAATATGCCGAAGCCATCGCCGAGAGAAGATTGGCTATTTTCGAATTTAAAACTTGGCACAGAATTTGTCACTGATAAAGTGACAGTGACGATGCGGGAGCTTGGCATTGAAAATGACGCATTGCGGCCAGTGTTTCAAAAGTATGCAAAATTCTTTAATAGTAAAGCGCGAACAGAAGCGTTTCAGTCGTATCCAGCGGTGTATGATCAGGCGGAGACAATCGATGTTACGGTTCTTGCAGCACTTGTAAAAAGTCCGATGAATACACTTGATGACGTTGTTCGAACGTTATTAAAAGAAGAGGCAATAGGGAAAAACGAACTTTGGGCAAACATTGAAAAAAATGGAGATGTTGAAACGTTTTGGCAGCTTGTTGAACGGTTTTATGGTTTTACGTCAGAAGAGCAAAGTTTATCAGCTTTATTTACCTTTTTTATCTTTACATACCTGTCAGAACAAATGTCCACTGAACATTGGCCGGATACTTGGAAAAAACATGTGTCAATTCGACCGATGAATGCGATCGTTTTTATGAATCAATGGATGAACCACAGTTCGGATCGGGATATGTTTAACGTGCTATCTGATAAATTTGCAAAAGAGTACCATGTCAAAGAGTACATAAAAGAATGGGAGATTGAATCCATTTTGTCGGCAGATGCTTTTCGTCTGTTTGATGAAAAAATCATTCGTTTTCTACTAGAGCAGCTAGTGAATGATGTGAATCAGTTTCATACATATAAAGAGATATTACTGCAGCGGCGCCGATTGCATTGGTATTCGGAGTTTCAATTTGAATATGAAGCCATAGAACAGGCAAGGTGGCTGCTGCAATTTGCGCATGAGAAAGAGCATTTTATCCCTGAACAGTCTGTTTTTGACATGATGAAGGCGTATCGTGAAGATTATTATCGCGCTGATTTGTTTTACAGAAGGTTTTATGTAGCCTATGACAAAATGAATCAAAAAGACAGCTTATCCGCTCTTCGGGAAAAAGTAGAACATGTGTATACTAACTGGTTTATGCAGGAACTTTCGATTAAATGGACGAATCGTTTAGAAAGAGCTGAGTCTTTCAGATGGCCAATTGAAGGAATGACCCAGCAGGCACAATTTTACCAAACGTATGTTATTCCGTTTGTTAAATCGGGAGAGCGTGTATTCGTCATTATTTCTGATGCAATGAGATATGACATCGCGAAGGAATTAATGGATCGTTTGAATAATGAAAGGAGAGCGTCCGCACAGTTGGGAGCCATGCAAGGAGTACTTCCGTCGTATACTGAGCTTGGCATGGCAGCACTGCTTCCGCATCGGGTGATACAGTATGTTGGAACAGACGTCTATGTGAATGATGGACGGGCATCAAGTACGGCAAACCGGACAGCTATTTTGCAACGGTACGTGGAGGAGTCGTTCGCGATTACTTATCAAGAGATCATTTCAAAAAATCGATCAGACTTGCGTACTTTATTGGCTGGAAAGAAGCTTGTTTACATTTATCACAATGCGATTGATGCGAGAGGAGACAATGCATCGACGGAGATAGGCGTCTTTGAAGCGGCAGACGAGGCAATGGAAGATATTCAACAGCTTGTCAATCAATTGGTGAATAATGTAAGTGCTTCTAACATCATCATTACAGCGGATCACGGGTTCATCTATGAGCGCGATCGATTAGAAGAGCGTGACAAAATGCCGCAGAAAGATGATGATGCTTTGATCGTAAAACGGCGATTTATTTTATCGGAGAAAGATCCTGAAATTGGCGGAACTTTAACTTATCCGATGGAAGGCATTATTGACCAAGAGAAGCCTCTCTATGTGTCAGTGCCGAGAGGAACAGGGCGCTTTGCAATCCAAGGTGCTGGCGCAAACTACGTACACGGCGGTGCTATGCTGCAAGAAATTGTGATTCCGGTCATCACTTTTAAAAATGAGCGAAGCAAAACTTCTAAACATGACGTACGAAAAGTAGATGTCAAGCTGTCAAGCCCGATCCGAAAAATCACGAGCCAAGTTATGTTTTTGGAGTTTTTCCAAACGGAAAAAGTCGAAGAAAAGCGTCTTCCAATTTCATTAAAACTGTATTTTACAGATAAAGAAGGACAACGTATTTCAAATGAGAACATCATCATTGCTGACAGCAGCTCTTCAAAACCTGTTGAACGTACGTATAGGGAAAAGTTTGTGTTCAAAACAATGGCATACGATAAAAATGAAAATCATTATCTCATTTTAGAAGAGGAAGCAACTGCGACCATCATTGAAAAAATACCGTTTACAATCGATCTATCATTTTCAAGGTAA
- a CDS encoding DUF6036 family nucleotidyltransferase, whose translation MNSIKEATKKINSLKGKSAFEKMLGVATILTELLEKHGVRPIIVGGLAVEIYTRSDYTTVDIDVVVSNGKLADDLLNQLGFIREGRHWYHEELLVSIEIPSDMLEDADEDRVIELWLNDKQKVFVIGIEDIILDRLRACVHWKSSSDCEWGRRMLFLHSERLDYEYMNKVSQKDLTAGKLNNWLEEMKK comes from the coding sequence ATGAACTCGATTAAGGAAGCAACGAAAAAAATAAACTCTCTTAAAGGCAAAAGTGCGTTTGAAAAAATGCTCGGTGTTGCCACGATTCTTACTGAATTGCTTGAAAAGCATGGTGTCAGACCGATTATAGTTGGGGGATTGGCTGTTGAAATCTATACAAGGAGTGATTATACAACGGTTGACATCGATGTCGTTGTCAGTAATGGTAAATTGGCAGATGATTTATTAAATCAATTAGGCTTTATACGAGAAGGCCGTCATTGGTATCATGAGGAGCTGTTAGTAAGCATAGAAATTCCAAGTGATATGTTAGAAGACGCAGATGAAGATAGGGTCATAGAACTTTGGTTAAATGATAAACAGAAAGTGTTTGTCATCGGAATCGAAGATATTATCCTTGATCGGCTGAGAGCCTGTGTCCACTGGAAATCTAGTTCAGACTGTGAGTGGGGGAGACGAATGCTTTTTCTTCATTCTGAAAGATTAGATTATGAATACATGAATAAGGTTTCGCAAAAGGATTTAACCGCTGGTAAATTAAACAATTGGTTGGAGGAAATGAAAAAATGA